The DNA segment ACCTACGGCTCGATGATCGACACGGTCGTCGTGCCGGGTGCGAAAGAACAGCAGATCTCGGCGGTCACCGACGTCCCGGCCGCCGCGTCGGTCAGCGCCGACGCCGACCACGCCGTCGTGCTGCTGTTCGTCAACCAGACCGTCACCGTCGGTGCGAACGCACCGAGCAACACGGCGTCGAGCGTCCGGGTCACCCTCGACAAGATCGGCGAGCAGTGGCTGATCTCCGACTTCACGCCGATCTGATGACGCCGCGCTGGTTGGACGTCGCGACCCCCGCCGGACAGCTGCGGGCGCTGGTCTGGGGTCCCGACGACGGTCCGATCGCCCTGTGCCTCCACGGTTTCCCCGATACCGCCTACGGCTGGCGCAAGGTCGCGCCCGCGCTGGCCGACGCGGGCTGGCGGGTGGTGGCGCCGTTCATGCGCGGATACGTGCCGTCCTCGGTCCCCTCGGACCACAGCTACCACGTCGGGGCGCTGATGGACGACGCCCTGCGCGTCCTCGCCGCGGCCGGACCGACGGGCCGCGACGTTGTCATCGGGCACGACTGGGGCGCCATCGCGGGCACCGGACTGGCCGCGATGCCCGGCAGCCCGTTCGAGCGGGCGGTTCTGATGTCGGTGCCGCCGGCCGCCGCGTTCCGGCCCCTTGGCCGGGTGCCGAACGGTCTGCGGCTGGCCGCGCAGCTGCCCCGGCAGATGCTGCGCAGCTGGTACATCTTCTATTTCCAGCTGCCCTGGCTGCCCGACCGGTCGGCGTCGTGGGTGGTGCCACGGCTGTGGAAGCAGTGGTCACCCGGCTACCACGCCGCCGACGACCTGCGACACGTCGACGCGGCCATCGGGGTGCGCCGGCGGTGGCGGGCCGCACTCGGCTACTACCGCGCGACCGTGCGAAACACCCGCCCGCCCGCGCAGTACGCCGAGCTGCACCGGCACTGGCTGTCGGCGCCCACGGTGCCCACCATGTACCTGCATGGCCGCGATGATGGCTGTGCGACAGCGGATTTCGCGCCGTGGGTGGAGCGTGTGCTGCCCGACGGCAGCGAGACGGCGCTCGTCGACCACGCCGGGCACTTCCTGCAGCTCGAACAGCCCGACGTGGTGGGCCGCCACATCGTCGGCTTCATCGGGGCGGCCCGCTAGGCGTTCTTCATCCCCGGGTGGACGCGGGCCAGCATCGGCAGCAGCACCCGCCGCGGGGTGAGGTGGTTGAGCGCCGCGGCCACCCGGTTGGCGGCACCGGGCACGATGACCGCCCGGCCGGCGGCAAGGCCGTCGATCGCCGTCCTGGCCACCGCATCCGGCTGTTCCCAGAGGAACTTCGGCAGCATCTTCTCCGCCTCGTCGTCGGGGATGCCCGCCTGTTCGCCGAAGCCGGTGCGCACCGGCCCCGGGCACAGGGTGGCCGCCGAGACGCCGGTGCCGCGCAGTTCTTCGCGCAGCGCGTGGGTGTAGGACAGCACGAAGGCCTTGGCCGCACCGTAGGTCGCCTGCCCGGGCACCGGTCCGAACGCGCCGACGGAGGCGACGTTGAGCACCGCGCCCCGACCGCGCGCCACCATGCCGGGGACGAACCGGCTGCACAGGTCGACCACCGCCGCGACGTCGAGTTCGACCAGCGTCAGCTCGGCGGCCGGGTCCGACGCCGCGACGGGGCCCAGGTTCGACATCCCGGCGTTGTTCACCAATATGTCCACCTCGAGGCCGAGACCGGCGACCCGGCCGGGCAGCGCGGCGCGCTCCTCCGGGCGCGACAGGTCGGCCGGCAGCGCATGCGCGGTGGGACCGAGGTCGTCGGCCAGGGCGCGCAACTCGTCTGCGCGGCGGGCGAGGAGGATCAAACCGTAACCGCGCCTTGCCATTTCGCGGGCGATCTGTTCGCCGATACCTGAGGACGCGCCCGTGACGAGCGCCGCGCCGGTGCTGCTGCTGGCCGGAAGCATGCGGCGAAGCTTAACCTCGGACGCTATGACGGCGCGCCGGCTCGCGGCGGTCGACGCCCAGAATCTGTGGATGTCGGCCACGATGCCGAACGACCAGTTCCTGATCTACGGGTTCGCCGGGGCGCCCCGCGATCTTCCCGGTGCGGTCGCGGCGATTCTCGATCGTGCGCGCGCCTGCGGGGAACTGCGGCTGCGGGTGCACGACCGCGGTTTTCCGAGATACCCGGAGTGGGTGGACGGCGGTGTCGACGACCGACAGGTGCGCACCCATGCTGCCGACGACTGGGCGGGGTGTCTGGCCGCGGTGGCGGCGCTGACCGAGGACCAGCTCGACGCGCACATCTCGACGTGGCGGCTGCACGTGTTCAGTCCGGTCCGTGGCGTGCCGGGGGTCGCCGGTGACGGCAGCGTGGCGGTGGTCCAGATGTCGCACGCGCTGGCCGACGGCACGCGGTCCTCGGCGCTCGCGGCAAGGCTGTTCGGCCGCGACGCACCGGTCGAGACCGTGACGGTCGCGCCGTGTGAGTCCGCGACGCTGCCCGTGCGGGCCGTTCGTGCGGCGCGCGCCCACCGCCTCCTGATGCGCGACGTCGAGGGCGGGAACGTTGCCGCACAGGCGGATCCGCGCCCGGTGCTGCGGAGCAACGCCCGCCCGGACGGGGCGAGGGGCCTGCGCGTCCTGGTTCGCCGCCGCGCCGAGCTGCCCGAGTCCACCGTCACCGTTGCGGTGCTCGCCGCGGTCTCGCGCGCACTGGCCGACCAGCTGCGCGCACTCGGCGACGACCCGGCCACGCTCGGCGCCGAGGTGCCCATGGCGAGCGCAGGCCCCAGGCGGGCGCACAACCACTTCGGCAACGTCGGGGTCGGACTGCACCCGGATGCGCCCTACGACGAGCGGGCTGCGCTCATCGTCGAGGAACTCGCGCAGCGCAGGGCGCGGGCCCGGCATCCGGCCATGCTCGCCGCCGCCCTGGCGTCCGCGGCGGTGCCTGCGCCGCTGCTGCGCTGGGGCGTCTCCGCGTTCGACCCGACGGTCCGCTCGCCGACGGCGACGGGGAACACCGTGGTGTCGAGCGTCCACCGCGGCGCCGCCGACCTGCGATTCGGTGGTGCGCCGGTGGTGTTGACCACCGGCTGCCCGGCGCTGTCGCCGATGATGGGGCTCACGCACGGCGTGCACGGCATCGGCGACACCGTTGCGGTCAGCGTGCACGCCGCCGAATCGGCCGTCGGCGACATCGACGCGTACGCCGACCGGCTGTCGACGGCTCTGAACCGTCGCACCTAGCAGGTGGGGTGGTCGGCGCCCTTACAGATGGCCTAGATTCTGTTGCATGACTGCCTACGACGTCGGCGTTTTGATCCTGCGCGTGGTGCTCGGCCTGACGATGGCCGCACACGGCTACAACAAGTTCTTCGGCGGCGGCCGAATCCCCGGCACCGCCGGATGGTTCGACAGTATCGGCATGAAGCCGGGCATGTTCCACGCCCGGGTCGCCGCGACCACGGAGATGGCCGCCGGGATCGGCCTGGCCGTCGGCCTGCTCACCCCGGTGCCGGCAGCCGGGTTCGTGGCCCTCATGCTGGTCGCCGCGTGGACCGTGCACCGCGCCAACGGCTTCTTCATCGTCAAGGAGGGCTGGGAGTACAACCTCGTGCTCGCCGCCGCGGCCGTCGCGATCCCGGCCATCGGTCCGGGCAAGCTCAGCCTGGACTACGCCCTGTTCTATGACACCGGTGTGTGGGATCTGGTGCAGGGCTGGTGGGGTCTGGTGATCGCGCTGGCACTCGGCCTCGGCGGCGGCATCGGCCAGTTGGCGATCTTCTACCGGCCGCCGGCGAAGACCGGCGCCTGATTTCGGCGCAGAAGTCGCGCCAACCGGTTCCGCGCAACTAGAACACGTTCTAATCTTTGGGCTATGGGATTTCTCAAGCCCGACATGCCCGTCGTCGACTTCGCCGAGTGGAGCAAGGGCACGCGTTCGGAGAAGATCCGGCCGATGGCCCGCCACTGGGCCGAGGTCGGCTTCGGCACGCCCGTGGTCATGCACTTGTTCTACGTCGTGAAGATCTTGCTCTACATCCTCGGCGGCTATCTGTTCGCGCTGGCCACCGAAGGGGTCGACGGGTTCACCAATGTGGCGCAGTGGTGGACCGAACCGATCGTGTTCCAGAAGGTCGTGCTGTTCACGATGTTGTTCGAGGTCGTCGGCCTCGGCTGCGGGTTCGGTCCGCTCAACAACCGGTTCTTCCCGCCGATGGGCTCGATCCTGTACTGGTTGCGCCCCGGCACCATCCGGCTGCCCCCGTGGCCGGACCGGGTGCCGCTGACCAGAGGCGACGCCCGCACCCCGCTGGACGCCGCCCTGTACGGGGCGCTGCTCGTGGTGTTGTTGATCGCGTTGTTCTCCGACGGAACGGGCCCGGTTCCGGCGCTCGGCACCACGATCGGGGTGCTGCCGCTGTGGCAGATCTGGACCATCCTCGGACTGCTGGCGGTGCTGGGTCTGCGCGACAAGGTGATCTTCCTGGCCGCCCGCGGTGAGGTCTACGGCTCGTTCACCGTCGCGTTCCTCTTCGTCGGCTACGGCGTGGACATGCTCCTGGCGGCCAAGCTCGTCTGCGTGGCGATCTGGATGGGTGCCGCGACCTCCAAGCTCAACAAGCACTTCCCGTTCGTGATCTCGACGATGATGTCGAACAACCCGCTGATCAGGACGAAGTGGTTGAAGCGCAGGTTTTTCGAGAACTTCCCCGACGACCTGCGGCCGGGCCGGGTCTCGAGGATCATCGCCCACTTCAGCACCGCGATCGAGATGTTGGTGCCGCTGGTGCTGCTGTTCTCCCACGGCGGCTGGCCGACGGCGATCGCCGCGTTCGTGATGCTGGTCTTCCACTTCGGCATCCTGTCGGCGATCCCGATGGGAGTGCCGCTGGAGTGGAACGTCTTCATGATGTTCTGCGTGGTGACGTTGTTCGTCGGCCACGCCGACCTCGGGCTGAGCGAGATGAGCACGCCGCTGCCCGTGGTGTTGTTCGCCGTACTGGCCGTCACCGTGGCGCTCGGCAACCTGTTCCCCCGCAAGATCTCGTTCCTGCCCGGCATGCGGTACTACGCCGGCAACTGGGACACCTCGTGGTGGTGCATCAAACCGTCGGCGAACGAGAAGATCGAGCGCGGCCTCGTGGCCATCGCCAGCATGCCGGCCTCCCAACTCGAGAGGTTCTACGGCAGCCAGGAGCAGGCGATGATCTACCTGTACAAGGGGTATGCGTTCCGCGGCTTCAACTCTCACGGCAAGGCACTGCTGACGCTCGTGCACAACGCGCTCGCCGGGCGCAATGAGGACGAGTACGTGATCACCGAGGGTGAGCGGCTGTGCAGCACCGCCGTCGGCTGGAACTTCGGCGACGGCCACATGCACAACGAACAGTTGATCGCGGCGCTGCAGGAGCGCTGTCAGTTCGAGCCGGACGAGGTGCGCGTCATCCTCCTCGACGCCCAACCCATCCACCGGCAGCGGCAGGAGTACCGGTTGGTCGACGCCGCCACCGGGGAGTTCGAGCGCGGCTACGTCAACGTGTCGGACATGGTGACCGGTCAGCCGTGGACCGACGACATCCCGGTGCACGTGACCTGGCGCAGGGACAGTGACGATGCGCCGAGACTGCGGTCAGATCGCGAATCGGCGCAGTGACGTGATCTCACCGCAGTCTCGGGGGCGTCAGCCCATGACGTCGCGGACCTTGACCGTCTCCAGGCCCTGAAGCAGCAGTGCGCGTGCGGTGTCGAGGTGCTTGCGCCAGTGCGCCTCTGCCGCCGCGCCGTCCCCGGACCGCATCAACTGCAGCAGCCTGCGGTAGGACCGCATCAACTTCTCGTAGTCGGCCTTCGACGGCGGATTGCTCTCCTTCATCGCGAACGCCGTGTGGCGCACGGTGATCTCGTGGAGCATGCCCGCCATCATGGTCAGCGTGGCGTTGCCCGACAGTTCGACCATGCGGCGGTGGAAGTCGCCGGTGGTCTCGGCGAGCCGGCCGGACTGCCAGCTGTGCGCGACGTGCTCGTCGAGCGTCTGCTCGAGCTCGTCGAATGCCGCGGTGTCCCCGGACTCGGTGAGCAGCCGCACGGCCATCGGCTCGATGCCCGAGCGGGCGGTCATCACGTCGGCGATGGTGGCCCCGGACAGCTCCAGCAGCAGCCCCGCCGGGCGCGCGACGATCTCCGGGCCGGGCACCCGAACCCGGGCGCCGGTGCGCGAACCGCGACGCACCTCGACCAGGCGCTCGGACTCGAGCACCCGCACCGCCTCGCGCAGCGTCGGCCTGCTGACGCCGAAGTGGGCCATCAGCTCGGCCTCGTTGGGCAGGAAGTCGCCCTCTTTGAGCTGGCCGTCGACCACCATGCGGCGCAACGTGCCGGCGACCAGTTCCGCCGTTTTGGGGGAGCGCACCGCGGTCGTCGAAGGGCTCGCCCCGATCATGGGGGCCAGCGGTGTCGTTCTGGCCACCTGACCTCCCTGTCCGCCACGCCGGCCGGCGGCCAGCTGTACAACTCAGTAAACCATCTGAACGGGGAATTCCGGCCGCAGCCGGGCCCACCAACCAGTAGGTTGACCTAGTAAACCTTGTCCTCTACCGTCGTGTCCAAGCGTGTGAGCGGTATCCGACTTCGAAGGAGAAGTGTCATGGCTGAAGCCGTCATCGTCGAGGCCGTCCGGTCGCCGGTCGGCAAGCGCAACGGGGGACTGTCGAGCGTGCACCCGGCCGAATTGTCCGCCCAGGTGCTCAACGGGCTGGTGCAGCGGGCGGGTGTCGACCCGGCGCTCGTCGACGACGTCATCTGGGGTTGCGTGATGCAGGCCGGCGAGCAGGCGCTCGACATCGGCCGCACCGCGCTGCTGACCGCCGGCTGGCCGGAGAGCGTGCCCGGTGTGACCGTCGACCGCCAGTGCGGTTCGAGCCAGCAGTCCGTGCACTTCGCCGCCGCCGGTGTGGTGGCCGGCCACTACGACGTCGTCGTCGCGGGCGGTGTCGAGTCGATGTCGCGGACGCCGATGGGCGCCTCGCTGGCCAACGGAGGCAACCCCTACCCGCAGGGCTTCAAGGACCGCTACCACCAGACCCCCAACCAGGGCGTCGGCGCGGAGATGATCGCCGAGAAGTGGGGCTTCAGTCGCACCGACCTCGACCAGTTCTCGCTGGACTCGCACGAGAAGGCAGCCGCCGCACAGGATTCGGGCGCCTTCGACGATCAGATCGTCGCGATCAAGGATGCCGAGGGCAACACCGTTCTCAAGGACGAGGGCATCCGCCGCGGCACCACGCTGGAGAAGATGGGCCAGCTCAAGCCCGCGTTCAAGGAGGACGGCGTCATCCACGCCGGCAACTCCTCGCAGATCTCCGACGGTTCGGCGGCGCTGCTGTTCATGTCCGCGGAGAAGGCCAAGGAACTCGGCCTCAAGCCGCTGGCCAAGGTGCACACCGCGGTGCTCGCCGGTGCCGATCCGGTCATCATGCTGACCGCGCCGATCCCGGCCACCCAGAAGGCGCTCAAGCGTTCCGGCCTGACCATCGACCAGATCGGTGCGTTCGAGGTGAACGAGGCCTTCGCACCGGTTCCGATGGCCTGGCTCAAGGACATCGGCGCCGACGAGAAGAAGCTCAACCCCAACGGTGGGGCCATCGCACTCGGCCACCCGCTCGGCGGCTCCGGCGCGCGGATCATGACCACGCTGCTCTACCACATGCGGGACAACGGCATCCAGTACGGCCTGCAGACCATGTGTGAAGGCGGCGGTCAGGCCAACGCCACCATCCTCGAGCTGCTGTGACCGAAACGACCGAGAAGTCAGCGGCGCCCGCCGCACTGACCGAGCGGCGGGGCAACGTCCTGATCATCACGCTCAACCGGCCCGAGGCGCGCAACGCCGTCAACGGTGCGGTCAGCACCGCGGTCGGGGACGCGCTGGAGGAGGCGCAGCATGATCCCGAGGTGCGGGCGGTCGTGCTGACCGGCAACGGGCCGTCGTTCTGTGCCGGAGCCGATCTCAAGGCGATCTACCGGCGCGAGAATCTCTATCACCCCGAGCACCCGGAGTGGGGCTTCGCCGGCTACGTCCACCACTTCATCGACAAGCCGACGATCGCCGCGGTCAACGGCACCGCGCTGGGCGGTGGCTCCGAACTGGCACTGGCCAGCGATCTGGTGGTGGCCGAGGAACGCGCGAGATTCGGTCTGCCGGAAGTCAAGCGGGGCCTGATCGCCGCAGCGGGCGGGGTGTTCCGGATCGTCGACCACCTGCCGCGCAAGGTCGCGATGGAGATGATCTTCACCGGTGAGCCGATGACGTCGGCCGACGCGCTGAAGTGGGGGCTGATCAACGAGGTCGTGCCCGACGGGACCGCACTCGACGCGGCGATCGCACTGGCCGAACGGATCACGGTCAACGCGCCGCTCGCGGTGTGGGCCAGCAAGCGAGTGGCCTACGGCGCCGATGACGGCGTGATCGCCGACGAGGAACCGTCATGGGACCGCACCGTGCGCGAGATGCGCACGGTGCTCAAGTCAGAGGACGCCAAAGAGGGCCCGCTGGCCTTCG comes from the Mycolicibacterium litorale genome and includes:
- a CDS encoding SDR family NAD(P)-dependent oxidoreductase, whose protein sequence is MLPASSSTGAALVTGASSGIGEQIAREMARRGYGLILLARRADELRALADDLGPTAHALPADLSRPEERAALPGRVAGLGLEVDILVNNAGMSNLGPVAASDPAAELTLVELDVAAVVDLCSRFVPGMVARGRGAVLNVASVGAFGPVPGQATYGAAKAFVLSYTHALREELRGTGVSAATLCPGPVRTGFGEQAGIPDDEAEKMLPKFLWEQPDAVARTAIDGLAAGRAVIVPGAANRVAAALNHLTPRRVLLPMLARVHPGMKNA
- a CDS encoding crotonase/enoyl-CoA hydratase family protein gives rise to the protein MTETTEKSAAPAALTERRGNVLIITLNRPEARNAVNGAVSTAVGDALEEAQHDPEVRAVVLTGNGPSFCAGADLKAIYRRENLYHPEHPEWGFAGYVHHFIDKPTIAAVNGTALGGGSELALASDLVVAEERARFGLPEVKRGLIAAAGGVFRIVDHLPRKVAMEMIFTGEPMTSADALKWGLINEVVPDGTALDAAIALAERITVNAPLAVWASKRVAYGADDGVIADEEPSWDRTVREMRTVLKSEDAKEGPLAFAEKRQPVWKAK
- a CDS encoding DoxX family protein — encoded protein: MTAYDVGVLILRVVLGLTMAAHGYNKFFGGGRIPGTAGWFDSIGMKPGMFHARVAATTEMAAGIGLAVGLLTPVPAAGFVALMLVAAWTVHRANGFFIVKEGWEYNLVLAAAAVAIPAIGPGKLSLDYALFYDTGVWDLVQGWWGLVIALALGLGGGIGQLAIFYRPPAKTGA
- a CDS encoding FadR/GntR family transcriptional regulator, which translates into the protein MARTTPLAPMIGASPSTTAVRSPKTAELVAGTLRRMVVDGQLKEGDFLPNEAELMAHFGVSRPTLREAVRVLESERLVEVRRGSRTGARVRVPGPEIVARPAGLLLELSGATIADVMTARSGIEPMAVRLLTESGDTAAFDELEQTLDEHVAHSWQSGRLAETTGDFHRRMVELSGNATLTMMAGMLHEITVRHTAFAMKESNPPSKADYEKLMRSYRRLLQLMRSGDGAAAEAHWRKHLDTARALLLQGLETVKVRDVMG
- a CDS encoding alpha/beta fold hydrolase — translated: MTPRWLDVATPAGQLRALVWGPDDGPIALCLHGFPDTAYGWRKVAPALADAGWRVVAPFMRGYVPSSVPSDHSYHVGALMDDALRVLAAAGPTGRDVVIGHDWGAIAGTGLAAMPGSPFERAVLMSVPPAAAFRPLGRVPNGLRLAAQLPRQMLRSWYIFYFQLPWLPDRSASWVVPRLWKQWSPGYHAADDLRHVDAAIGVRRRWRAALGYYRATVRNTRPPAQYAELHRHWLSAPTVPTMYLHGRDDGCATADFAPWVERVLPDGSETALVDHAGHFLQLEQPDVVGRHIVGFIGAAR
- a CDS encoding DUF3556 domain-containing protein encodes the protein MGFLKPDMPVVDFAEWSKGTRSEKIRPMARHWAEVGFGTPVVMHLFYVVKILLYILGGYLFALATEGVDGFTNVAQWWTEPIVFQKVVLFTMLFEVVGLGCGFGPLNNRFFPPMGSILYWLRPGTIRLPPWPDRVPLTRGDARTPLDAALYGALLVVLLIALFSDGTGPVPALGTTIGVLPLWQIWTILGLLAVLGLRDKVIFLAARGEVYGSFTVAFLFVGYGVDMLLAAKLVCVAIWMGAATSKLNKHFPFVISTMMSNNPLIRTKWLKRRFFENFPDDLRPGRVSRIIAHFSTAIEMLVPLVLLFSHGGWPTAIAAFVMLVFHFGILSAIPMGVPLEWNVFMMFCVVTLFVGHADLGLSEMSTPLPVVLFAVLAVTVALGNLFPRKISFLPGMRYYAGNWDTSWWCIKPSANEKIERGLVAIASMPASQLERFYGSQEQAMIYLYKGYAFRGFNSHGKALLTLVHNALAGRNEDEYVITEGERLCSTAVGWNFGDGHMHNEQLIAALQERCQFEPDEVRVILLDAQPIHRQRQEYRLVDAATGEFERGYVNVSDMVTGQPWTDDIPVHVTWRRDSDDAPRLRSDRESAQ
- a CDS encoding WS/DGAT domain-containing protein; the encoded protein is MTARRLAAVDAQNLWMSATMPNDQFLIYGFAGAPRDLPGAVAAILDRARACGELRLRVHDRGFPRYPEWVDGGVDDRQVRTHAADDWAGCLAAVAALTEDQLDAHISTWRLHVFSPVRGVPGVAGDGSVAVVQMSHALADGTRSSALAARLFGRDAPVETVTVAPCESATLPVRAVRAARAHRLLMRDVEGGNVAAQADPRPVLRSNARPDGARGLRVLVRRRAELPESTVTVAVLAAVSRALADQLRALGDDPATLGAEVPMASAGPRRAHNHFGNVGVGLHPDAPYDERAALIVEELAQRRARARHPAMLAAALASAAVPAPLLRWGVSAFDPTVRSPTATGNTVVSSVHRGAADLRFGGAPVVLTTGCPALSPMMGLTHGVHGIGDTVAVSVHAAESAVGDIDAYADRLSTALNRRT
- a CDS encoding thiolase family protein, with amino-acid sequence MAEAVIVEAVRSPVGKRNGGLSSVHPAELSAQVLNGLVQRAGVDPALVDDVIWGCVMQAGEQALDIGRTALLTAGWPESVPGVTVDRQCGSSQQSVHFAAAGVVAGHYDVVVAGGVESMSRTPMGASLANGGNPYPQGFKDRYHQTPNQGVGAEMIAEKWGFSRTDLDQFSLDSHEKAAAAQDSGAFDDQIVAIKDAEGNTVLKDEGIRRGTTLEKMGQLKPAFKEDGVIHAGNSSQISDGSAALLFMSAEKAKELGLKPLAKVHTAVLAGADPVIMLTAPIPATQKALKRSGLTIDQIGAFEVNEAFAPVPMAWLKDIGADEKKLNPNGGAIALGHPLGGSGARIMTTLLYHMRDNGIQYGLQTMCEGGGQANATILELL